The Cryptomeria japonica chromosome 9, Sugi_1.0, whole genome shotgun sequence DNA segment TGCCTAATGTTTgtgcataaataataatcatacattACAAATAGATCTCTTCCCAAAAAAAACTATGCACTGAAACTCTAAAATCTTTAAACAACACAAAGCTGGTCAAAATTATCACAGAATTAATTGAATTAATAAGACGGTGTTAAATAAAATGGAACAACAAAaccatatgcatatatgtacatgatAGTTATAACCACTGGACAAATTGACCCAAAATTAACCATTTGCTGGCCTAATGAAATTTCTTCTTAAACACATCCAAAGTACATGGTCAATAAGACACCTTTCTAGGTTTTGGAAAAACTACTGTCCCCACAATTTTATTGGATGGTTTAGAATATCAGATTGTCATTCCCCTATTACTTTTGCTTTCTTTCTAAATTAACTCACAGCGCCATTTGAAGACCAATTGTGTACAATAAATTGAATCTAGTATCACTAGACTGCCAACTAAAAATAATATAATGACCTAGGACAAAATCTAGGTTACAATACCTGGCAAAGCACAATActcaaaaaaagttggtcattgCCTAAAATCCTAGAGATTATGCTTCCATACTGACAGTTTTTCAGTTACAAATGTTATCCTACAAAATGCCCCCTATGAACGCATAGCTCTATCTTTGGTTTAGAGTTTAACAGACAAGATTGTACACCAGAAGATCTTTTGTATTCTGaatccaacccaatcagcatcccAGTCAAGTTTATCAACAGATGTTAAAGTAGTCATGATTTATACTCAAAATTGAAGTACAATCCAAAACAATAATACCTACAGCAGGGGATGGTTGATTTTTGAATAAGGTTCACCAATAATCCCCACAAGAACACAATCCTCCTTTGAAATGATGAAAGCATTTAGGATCTCGAACGACAATTTCTCGATCAACAACCTTGGAGATAAACTTAATTGTGGTATGGCAGTCAGCACAAATGCGATGATTTTGAGAAACCTGGAAAGATGTGGAGTGATGAAAGCTAATAAGACCAAATGCAATTACAAGCTTCTCACTGTGATAACAAAAAAACTCTTCCTGCTGCTGCTCTATATGAGGCAGCATGAAGCCTGGTCTAGACTCATACCCTGCTTCTTTCAACTGGGTGGTCAGCTTCTTCAACAATGCATAGATCTCTTCCCTTAGTGGGTGTAACCTATCTCCCGTAATGAACATGTGAACACACCCCTTGACCTCAATCCAGCTGCATTCTGAACCCTGAATCAATCCCCTATCTTCCATCATTTTCCTCAACCTTGCTGCATGCTCTTTCTTCCCTGCTGCAACATAGATATCTAGCATCGCTAGATAATTTCCAATCTTGTTGGGCTCTAGTTTGAAGAGATGTTCTGCAGCCACCTCTCCTAATTTAACGTTTACGAGGATTCTACAAGCACCAAGCAAAGCACCCCACGCATGTGCGTTATGCCTGATAGGGATTTTTCTGATGAAATGATAAGCATCATCCAAGTTCCCACTGCGACCAATAATTTCAACCATGCAGGCATAATGCCGTGCTCTTGGAGAAATGCCATAATCCTGCCTCATGGAATCGAAGTATTGCCATCCTGCATCAACCAAACCAGAATAACTGCATGCAGACAGAATAGTTGATAAGCTAACATGGTTCGGTTTGTACCCCTCTCTTTGCATTTGCTCAAAAAGCAGTATAGCTTCTTTCCCTCGTCCATGAATACCATaacctgcaatcattgcattccaagaGATAATACTcttctcaggcattttgtcaaacacttggtgAGCATTTTCTATCCTTCCCCATTTGCTATACAAATTCACAAGCGCACCCCCCAGCACAAAATCTAGCTCAAGTTCATATCTAACAACCACTCCATGAACCTGCTTCGCCTGTCCCAGCAATGCCAACCGACTGCAAGCCCGAAGAATGATCGGAAAGGTGAAATGGTCTGCCTTCACCCCTGCAAACTGCATTTCACCAAACAATCTCAAAGTCTCCACTTCATACCCATGTtgggcatatcctgcaatcatggcattccaagACACCACATTTTTCTTAAGCAATTTGTCAAACACTTTGCGTGCATCTTCAATTCTCCCACATTTAGAATACATATCAAGAAGAGCGCTTCCCACATATACATTATTCTGAAACTCCATTCTAATAGCACAACCATGGAGCTGTCGTCCCACCCCAAGTTCACACTTTGAAGCACACGCTCTGAGAACGCTTCCAAGCGTATAATTATCCATCACCACTCCTTCCTCTATCATCTCACAAAACATTCTCAGAGCCTCATCACTACGCCCATTCTTCACATAGCCTCCAATCATCGCATTCCATGTCACCAGACCTCgttcaggcattttttcaaacaCTTGGCGTGCATCCAACAGCTTCCCACGATTGGCATACATAAACACAAGTTTTGCACTCAGAGAAGAATCCACTTCAATCCCTGATTCCACCATGTGCCTGTGAACTCTCCTGCTCTCTTCCACAGCTCTTATGCTTCTCATGTTGTAGCACCCATCCAGAAGAACAGCATATACTTCACTGTCTATACTAACATCTTGGCGTTTCTTCAGAATATAAAAAATATCTAAGGCAACCTGAAATTTCCCTTCTTTACAGAGATTCTTAATTGTTTCAGAGATAGAATCTTCTTGGTTATCCTGTATGTAGTCTGGGAGGATTAGTTTAAGCTTAGGTTGGATTGCTTCAATGAGAGCGGCTGCCTTACCGGTTGAACAACCCACAAAATGATGAAGTGAGTCATTGATGTTATTACACTCGTTGACAGTGTAAGGAAGATATTTTTTTTGGTGCCAGTGGCAATATGGGAACAATCCCAATGATGGCCCTGGTACAGCCATGCACACAGACTGTTTAAAGCCATAGGAAAATATGGATGAAATAGCAATCCTGTGATTTTAATTGTCTATACAGTCATAACAAATCTTGTCCACAAAAACAATCTAGACCTTCACACTTTGGCTAATTATCTAGATTGAATACAATATTGTAAAGGAAAATCAACTTAAACTAAACTTAATCTATGTTCCTCCACACAAAAGCATACACATAACAATTGGTTTAGATTAATGTGATGACACATTGCAATTTTAGATATGAAGAAGTAGAAATATTAAATGTTAATTGCATATTTAAAGTCATTTTGTTTTAAATATGGAGATGATATATGAATCTATTATAAATATAGAAATTAAAGTGTTTTGGGTTTGAAAATGATAAGTCTTTGTAGCTATTTTCTTGTGGATTTGGGATAGTTGGTTTGGATTATGTAGGGTCAAGTTTCTACCTATGGTCACTTCAACATTTTCAGATCCATCTTCTACTACATAGATTTGATCCTATTCAATGtgtatctttatttttttattcattGAGTTTTGCCTTTATTTGTGTTGCCACTTACTTTGCTTTGAAGATTAGTGGTATGGAGAAATATCATTAAAGGACTATTAGTATGTTATTAAAAGACATGTTCTTCGCCtttagctattctggctccaaaacggcactGTTGTACCACAGAATGTCAATAACATAAACATTACACACCATTGATTGTGCAAACAACGACTGTGATTTTTCGTAAAAGTCAATAACACATGTTTTATAACCCCGTTTGGGAGCCAGAGTAGCTGCGTCACATGTTCTCCTAGGTCAACCCCCACAAAACTTCTATAAAATATTGAAAACGGCTAGCTTTAGTAATACAAATGCTTACGTGATGAATGTGTTAATCTAGgttcattttaatgcaccaatgGAAATGTTCCTAGCGTATTTTTCTTCTTAAATGTGAATGATTATAGTCCATGATCAAATGAATACAATTGATTACCGTTAATTATATGTAAATGGCAATAAATCAAACAAACATGTGTTTAGTCAAATGCATAGGTGTAAGGTAGAAGTTGGCATATATTTGAATTAATGGTAAAGGTCAAATGCATAGGTGTAGGGTCGATTCCGTGTTCATGGATTGACTTTTCAGATTTTAAGAGCAACCTTATTCAAATTGTGTCATTCGACTTTAAATGcatataagaagttgaaaatttgagTTTTGGTTTAAAAGTTATGATAAAAACAACAAGCATCTATTTTTTAGTCATCAAAACAAAAGGGTGGTAGAATCAAGGTTGGAATGAAATATATAGGCATAAGTGCATAAATAAACATATACATGAAGATTGCATGGGGATGTGTGAAAATGTGGATAAGGTATGGATAAGAGATGTGGGAACATGTGTATGAAATAGAAGAgtaacaacatgggtgaaagagTTTGACTTCATATTACATTGCACCATTTGTCCATATGTAAATAAATGCATTGTGCAATaagtgttgttatatggagcttAATCAAACCCGGAGGATAAATTTTCCCTCCTTATATCGCCGCAATTTCTCCCCAAATTATttaacgggggtttgggggcagcacccctgGCACAATCCCTGTTGTCATATAGGGCGGGGTCGAAGGGCAGCGCTCTGTGGGCCCCAAacgacttattattttataaaggcctTGGGTGTtattttttctattggctgacatattgtaaccctaattttgtaactacGAATAAAATATTTTGGGGTGGTTATACATTCTAAATAAAGAAGGTGAATGAGGGTCACAAAAGGTAGTTTTTCAGTTCTAGTAGTGCATATTATAGCTTTGGTTTGCATATTATTGCAATGAGAAGGCCCATGTGGCTATAGCATATTATTTTCTAAATGTTGTAGTTTCATTTCATTAGGATAATAGAAAGCAAGTGTTTCCCTCTTGCATTTTCTAgttatttctttgtttttgttgtgtgtttGGGTTTGTAAGGGGAGTACCCTACATGAATTATTTTGAAAGATAATTGTGTTAAGAATGTGGGCTAGAGACATTGTTAAGGAATGAGGTTGTTACCATCTATTAGAACCACCTCATCCTAACTCTTTCCTTATAATCCTTATTATAGTGATGTTAGAAGtacagttgtcgttgcaccaaaagatcgacctgttaatgcttgatacaacaactagacttatagaatccacaagaggcagttaagTCGTGACACAAACCCGAGCgttgtgctgcacaacacaagaagaccaagggtgtacaccttgcaataatcccccCTTGTGCAAGCGAGGGGGCTTGAACCTATGACCCGGgttctgataccatttgttagaagtaaaattgtcattgcaccaaaagatcgacctattaatgctcgatCCAACcagtagacttatagaatccacaagaggcggtcAAGCCATGTCACGAAACTGagtgttgtgttgcacaacacaaagagaccaagggcgcacaccttgaaaCCGAGCGTTGCGCTTGAGTATAAGTAGTATAAGGAGTATAAGGCACCATGAATTTCAATGTATTGAGCTTGCTCAGAGGAAGATTTCCCTTGAAGTGACTTATTAAATTTGATGTAATTTCAATCTATCAATGCAATGCAATTGCTTTCTTTTAGTTTGTGAATGCATAATGCTTTTTGTATTTCATATTGAATTAATTTGGTGCAAGGAGTTATCGAATGTTTGGTATTAGATCTCTTTTTAGGGATAATTTTTGCTACAACTATAGTTGTTTAGTGCCCCAGACAACCATCCATTGTATGATCTCACTTCCTTCATGGATTTGGGTGATCCAAAAGTGGTacaaaagtgtgtgtgtgtgtgtgtgtgtgtgtgtgtgtgtgtgtgtgtgtgttaataaaTATGTAAATTTCTTAATTTTCCAACATGTTAACATATTTTGTTAATTTGCTAATATGCTAATTTGTTAAGTTGctaattttattatgaattttttatttattaatatgtgAATATTTATATAACAATATGTTAAATTGTTTAATATAAATGATACTATGTTAACATTGTTTTGTTAATAtgtcaatgtgtgtgtgtgtgtgtgtgtgtgtgtgtgtgtgtgtgtctgtgtgtctgtgtatatgtatatgtatatgtatatgtatatgtatatgtatatgtacatgcatatgtgtaataccctaaaaatgatcatctaaaccatgggcccctaatctcgacaacatcaccaaggtcctaaccaaaggcaattaaatcaatcttgagcacattattaattctttaatcatcaaaaatcacatggcaagtcaattactcaatattaattaaatatttatttaattaattgaatcatttccaagaatatgattttgatcaattatcctattttaatttattaaatatccttgcatatttaattaattaataaatttgccatttaatcatgcaaaaggaattaatttattacaaaagaggaattaattacaaagcaagagttgaattgaaaataaacaaaaagaattgatttgacagagaaatcaaacttgagatattatttctttttctaaatttagaacttgaaatcagaaaagcaattaaattgaattattgaattattctctaaaattggaactcaaagcttttcagaaaaagaagttcaattgcattgaaaagaccttttcttgaataaatcaaatatatgcatggaattatctatttttatcacaaatgcatggaattaattaaaccttatttctaatgcaacttggacttcttatttgaatgcatttcaattaaactataattggaatctatatgatcaaggttaactgaacctgatttctcaattattttcaattaatcctaattgAGCTTTTTTCagcttttctcttgtgattctctataaattcactcctcagctctcattccaatttaccccagagatttttgagaatacgcttggagattattatcacgctaatttcgctctggagtcattgaatacattgtgcttttttagattatttacacCCATTATTGCtttcatccattattgcttgaattgattattgcttgaattatccatccattatttgcatccatatagttaatatcatatagattaaatccttcgtcttggtgtagtctagtcactggtattgcttataaaaatctgagagcaatcttatactcgcatcttttagaaggcaattagtcgctttgttatggtttattacttattgattattgatttattaaccaTGCacataatgacttaattgaagtgttgtgcttgcagctacagaccctttttcacacacacatctctggcgcccaccgtggggcagaagactacatttttcggcctccaagactgattgcttgtttttttgttattttccagattttagattttttggattttcgtccgtacatctcatATGACATTTCCCACAGGCTCAAACAACAAACTACAGGTGTCGTACGAACTtgaatcctgtctcgtatgagCTGGGATCCTATTTCGTACGAGTTTTTATACTGTTGTACGACTCTATATTTTCTAGTTAAAAAGGCAaaattcatgattttggttttctgattcaaattgattattctgatgactggccctgactgtttatctgtctatctcagaatttttcacagcctaataagttttttgcagaacgcttgtcgaagaatatgcttgtcgaacaaagacaatatgactattgattcattgtctttgcaggttgcctaaggagaatcgaccaaacatcgtgtattctttaaattcatttttaggaacctaacttgctatctggttaaagaataaATCTGTATTtcgtgtttttagaagattctgagaggtaggagagtatgctcttgtctttttctagacaattagaaatctagacccttgaggctttttctttgtttgagatttgtacatctttagcatacctgccctcccgaggggttgaaaaactcttaaagccgttacggctggtgtgaggggaaagacctaagtgggaatggctaaacgccaagtactccaacccactataaaataaacgtgatttgatgaaaatcaagtcaacggcagtgctcgggaatagctctcctccgtaccttcaggtatattaaaccttggttttcaaggctgggagacctcttaattgagtttatacctcgactcGCCAAATGGATCCCTAACTAGTTCCaaataaaattagaagctacttggttcacctccgaaagggagataatctttgtgcaagagagatagtaactctcccaagatacttatcatttcgtgcccccattagcatttggagtcagataatacggcgttgagaatccattgcatgaggctcagcagccgtattctgattagctattgggtgtgtacctgagtctacaagcaaaggttttctttcctcaccaaattccttagggtttgcatgttgtgattggagtcactatttatactacgtgttttctgtgttttcatccttgaaatgaAAAAACTGAAATACCCACAttagagaagacaagaaacaacttagtgattcaaaactttgtctgtgtcagaaactagtccatcctaagtcaaaactctggccgtgtcagaaactagtccatcctaagtcgaaactctgtctatgtcagaaactagttcatcctaagtcgaaactctgtctgtgtcaaaaactagtccatcctaagtcaaaactctatccatgtcagaaacttgtccatcctaagttgaaattctatccaaaactagtatatcctagtcaaaaattagtccatctcagaattggtcatactcaacaatcaaaaaaaaaaagtcaaaatttttaGTTTCTACCCAGTGAACAGTCGTACGAAACTGATTATTCATCGTCCTGCATCACattctatgtcgtacgagtcttctaattTGTCGTCCTATGTCGGAT contains these protein-coding regions:
- the LOC131073933 gene encoding pentatricopeptide repeat-containing protein At5g50390, chloroplastic, translating into MAVPGPSLGLFPYCHWHQKKYLPYTVNECNNINDSLHHFVGCSTGKAAALIEAIQPKLKLILPDYIQDNQEDSISETIKNLCKEGKFQVALDIFYILKKRQDVSIDSEVYAVLLDGCYNMRSIRAVEESRRVHRHMVESGIEVDSSLSAKLVFMYANRGKLLDARQVFEKMPERGLVTWNAMIGGYVKNGRSDEALRMFCEMIEEGVVMDNYTLGSVLRACASKCELGVGRQLHGCAIRMEFQNNVYVGSALLDMYSKCGRIEDARKVFDKLLKKNVVSWNAMIAGYAQHGYEVETLRLFGEMQFAGVKADHFTFPIILRACSRLALLGQAKQVHGVVVRYELELDFVLGGALVNLYSKWGRIENAHQVFDKMPEKSIISWNAMIAGYGIHGRGKEAILLFEQMQREGYKPNHVSLSTILSACSYSGLVDAGWQYFDSMRQDYGISPRARHYACMVEIIGRSGNLDDAYHFIRKIPIRHNAHAWGALLGACRILVNVKLGEVAAEHLFKLEPNKIGNYLAMLDIYVAAGKKEHAARLRKMMEDRGLIQGSECSWIEVKGCVHMFITGDRLHPLREEIYALLKKLTTQLKEAGFLKIIAFVLTAIPQLSLSPRLLIEKLSFEILNAFIISKEDCVLVGIIGEPYSKINHPLL